One window of the Acidobacteriota bacterium genome contains the following:
- a CDS encoding EAL domain-containing protein has protein sequence MRLLAISPQDRRRDQLEESLVQSGLEYRWAPSFEHAEGLLSQDGDGWLVLPTGPVDDQMLEDLRQLRRRYSVGQCQILVAADAGRSQIEALLEAGADDFLPLPLNADQLALRARIARHRLRREALAGPTGAVRENDQGLRLVMEKLPSLLLATDREMRLISLLGGGVEALQLDAESMDGQKPIAGTLFDLFETDDPDYPPIRGIRQALGGESVQLEFEWLDQTFHTHIEPIRDAQREITGAMAVSLDITQHRRTEKALSLKDAYFQQLFENSPQAIIILDNQERIWTVNRGFEELFGYDAEDLRQSSLNNLIVPPGLQDEGRDLMATVLEDQIVHTETVRRHQDGRLIFVSLLAYPIRFEGKVIGVYGIYNDITERKRSEELLRYDALHDSLTGLPNRTMFKDRVQRSLEQARRQPGYLFAVLFLDLDHFKVINDSLGHGLGDKLLISIAERLKRTLRPGDTVARLGGDEFVVLLGEVRSLEDGLGVARRIQEELCTPFDLSGHEVFTGASIGVALGTSSYRHPEELIRDADIAMYEAKALGRGCHAVFDAEMHTQAMERLHLETDLRRAVERQEFCVHYQPLVRLDDGRIHAFEALVRWMHPERGLLPPRAFLSLAEETGLTVALSRQVLRQACAQLRDWQEEFPELTVSVNLSAKQFLQPDLGTQLDQVLEKADLDPAKLRLEITEGVILHNAQAAVDNLQGLKERHIQLYLDDFGTGYSSLSYLQNFPIDTLKIDRSFVSGGEDGEGNPEIVRTIVTLAHNLGLEVVAEGVETAEQLARLRELGCEWGQGYFFARPLDADLALELLRRNQRW, from the coding sequence ATGAGACTCCTCGCCATCAGCCCGCAAGACCGCCGCCGCGACCAGCTCGAGGAGAGCCTCGTCCAATCCGGCCTGGAGTACCGCTGGGCTCCCTCCTTCGAGCACGCCGAGGGCCTGCTGAGCCAGGACGGCGACGGATGGTTGGTACTCCCCACCGGTCCCGTCGACGATCAGATGCTGGAGGATCTGCGGCAGCTGCGCCGCCGCTACAGCGTGGGCCAATGCCAGATCCTGGTGGCCGCCGACGCCGGACGGTCGCAGATCGAGGCGCTCCTGGAAGCCGGCGCCGACGATTTTCTGCCTCTGCCTCTGAACGCTGATCAGCTCGCCCTGCGCGCCCGCATCGCCCGTCACCGGCTGCGCCGGGAAGCCCTCGCCGGTCCCACCGGTGCGGTGCGGGAGAATGATCAGGGGTTGCGGTTGGTGATGGAGAAGCTCCCGTCGCTGCTGCTGGCCACCGACCGCGAGATGCGCCTGATCTCGCTGCTGGGCGGCGGTGTCGAGGCTCTGCAGCTGGATGCGGAGTCCATGGACGGACAGAAACCCATCGCCGGCACGCTCTTCGACCTCTTCGAAACCGATGATCCGGACTACCCTCCCATCCGGGGTATTCGGCAGGCTCTGGGGGGCGAGTCGGTGCAGCTGGAGTTCGAGTGGCTGGATCAGACCTTCCACACCCACATCGAACCCATCCGCGACGCCCAGCGGGAGATCACCGGCGCCATGGCGGTGTCTTTGGACATCACCCAGCACCGGCGCACCGAGAAGGCCCTGAGCCTCAAGGACGCCTACTTCCAGCAGCTGTTCGAGAATTCTCCCCAGGCCATCATCATCCTCGACAATCAGGAACGCATCTGGACCGTCAACCGCGGCTTCGAGGAGCTCTTCGGCTACGACGCCGAAGATCTGCGCCAGAGCTCCCTAAACAATCTCATCGTGCCGCCGGGCCTCCAGGACGAGGGCCGGGACCTGATGGCGACGGTGCTCGAGGACCAGATCGTGCACACCGAGACCGTGCGCCGGCACCAGGACGGGCGACTGATCTTCGTCTCCCTCCTCGCCTACCCCATCCGCTTCGAGGGCAAGGTCATCGGCGTCTACGGCATCTACAACGACATCACCGAACGCAAGCGCTCGGAGGAGTTGCTGCGCTACGACGCCCTCCACGACTCCCTGACCGGGCTACCCAACCGCACCATGTTCAAGGATCGGGTGCAGCGCAGCCTGGAGCAGGCCCGGCGCCAACCCGGCTATCTCTTCGCCGTGCTCTTCCTCGACCTCGACCACTTCAAGGTGATCAACGACAGCCTCGGGCATGGCCTCGGCGACAAGCTGTTGATCTCCATCGCCGAGCGACTCAAGCGCACCCTGCGCCCCGGCGATACGGTCGCCCGGCTGGGAGGTGACGAATTCGTGGTGTTGCTGGGCGAGGTGCGCAGCCTGGAGGACGGCTTGGGGGTCGCCCGGCGCATTCAGGAAGAACTGTGCACGCCCTTCGACCTCAGCGGCCACGAGGTCTTCACCGGCGCCAGCATCGGCGTCGCCCTGGGCACCAGCTCCTACCGCCACCCGGAGGAGCTGATCCGCGACGCCGACATCGCGATGTATGAGGCCAAGGCCCTGGGCCGTGGCTGCCACGCCGTCTTCGACGCCGAGATGCACACCCAGGCCATGGAGCGGTTGCACCTGGAGACCGATCTCCGGCGGGCGGTGGAGCGCCAGGAATTCTGCGTCCACTACCAGCCCCTGGTCCGCCTCGACGACGGCCGAATCCACGCCTTCGAAGCCTTGGTGCGCTGGATGCACCCGGAGCGCGGCCTGCTGCCGCCGCGGGCCTTCCTTTCGCTGGCGGAGGAAACCGGCCTCACCGTCGCCCTCAGCCGTCAGGTGCTCCGCCAGGCCTGCGCCCAGCTGCGGGATTGGCAGGAGGAATTCCCCGAGCTGACGGTGAGCGTCAACCTCTCGGCCAAGCAATTCCTCCAGCCGGATCTGGGAACCCAGCTGGATCAGGTACTGGAGAAGGCGGATCTGGATCCCGCCAAGCTTCGCCTGGAGATCACCGAGGGAGTCATCCTGCACAACGCCCAGGCAGCGGTGGACAATCTCCAAGGCCTCAAGGAACGCCACATCCAGCTCTACCTAGACGACTTCGGCACCGGCTATTCGTCCCTCAGCTATCTACAGAATTTCCCCATCGACACCCTCAAGATCGACCGCTCTTTCGTCTCCGGCGGCGAGGACGGCGAGGGCAATCCGGAGATCGTCCGCACCATCGTGACCCTGGCGCACAATCTGGGCTTGGAGGTGGTGGCGGAGGGGGTCGAGACGGCGGAGCAGCTGGCGAGACTCCGAGAGCTGGGCTGCGAATGGGGTCAAGGCTACTTCTTCGCCCGCCCCCTGGACGCCGACCTCGCCTTGGAGCTCCTGCGCCGGAATCAGCGCTGGTAG
- a CDS encoding protein-L-isoaspartate(D-aspartate) O-methyltransferase, with protein sequence MKNDRSAKGFRLLRWLPWLAALVLVAAYQLFPEGVHRLSQAVSPSTSQEPASSAGSAMPEAAADRVSPPPSSGEAARNTRMAWAQNPRDPQSLLRSNMVEKQIRARGVDQKQVLDAMLEVPRHMFVDPNYRGQAYDDQPVPIGWGQTVYQPYMVALMTELLELDGDEKVLEIGTGSGYHSAVLSRVAKEVYTIEINEMLSRKARKALSSLGYDNVIVREGDGYKGWPEEAPFDAIILTTAPPRIPDPLIEQLKVGGKMVVPIGGLLQDLQVLTKNKDGGVSKRTVLPVKVSTMTGEVQDKN encoded by the coding sequence GTGAAGAACGACCGCTCCGCCAAGGGTTTTCGCCTCCTCCGGTGGCTGCCCTGGTTGGCCGCTCTGGTCCTGGTCGCGGCCTATCAGCTCTTCCCCGAGGGCGTCCACCGGCTCTCTCAGGCGGTATCCCCTTCGACTTCCCAGGAGCCCGCCAGCTCCGCCGGTAGCGCTATGCCGGAGGCCGCCGCGGATCGCGTCTCGCCACCGCCGAGCTCCGGCGAGGCGGCTCGCAACACGCGCATGGCCTGGGCTCAGAACCCCCGGGATCCCCAATCGCTGCTGCGCTCCAACATGGTGGAGAAGCAGATTCGCGCTCGGGGCGTGGACCAGAAGCAGGTGCTCGATGCCATGCTCGAGGTGCCGCGCCACATGTTCGTCGACCCCAACTACCGGGGCCAGGCCTACGATGATCAGCCGGTGCCCATCGGTTGGGGGCAGACCGTCTACCAGCCCTACATGGTGGCGTTGATGACCGAGTTACTGGAGCTGGACGGCGACGAGAAGGTGTTGGAAATCGGCACCGGCTCGGGCTATCACTCGGCGGTGCTTTCGCGGGTGGCGAAAGAGGTCTACACCATCGAGATCAACGAGATGCTCTCCCGCAAGGCCCGCAAGGCTCTCTCCTCTCTGGGCTACGACAACGTCATCGTGCGCGAGGGGGACGGCTACAAGGGTTGGCCCGAGGAAGCCCCATTCGACGCCATCATCCTCACCACCGCTCCGCCACGGATCCCCGACCCGCTCATCGAGCAGCTCAAGGTAGGAGGAAAGATGGTGGTGCCCATCGGCGGGCTGCTGCAGGACCTGCAGGTGCTGACGAAGAACAAGGACGGGGGAGTGAGCAAGAGGACGGTGTTGCCGGTCAAAGTCTCCACCATGACCGGGGAAGTCCAGGATAAGAACTAG
- a CDS encoding protein-L-isoaspartate(D-aspartate) O-methyltransferase codes for MNVRPLIAVLATVPLLAFTASWWASEGGGPDGLRAPTEAARASEQRADSANSAEEDFRIARQQMIDTQLRRRGIDHPTVLAAMSEVPRHHFVPPTYADESYGDHPLPIGEGQTISQPYVVALMVQLLEPTGQERVLEVGTGSGYHAAVLSRTVSEVFSIEIVEPLGRRAAAVLEQQGYENVHLRIGDGYEGWPEEAPFDAILLTAAPPRVPEPLLEQLVVGGRMVLPLGDYDQELLVLTRTEDGFERRRVAPVRFVPMTGRVQEGSS; via the coding sequence TTGAACGTACGCCCGCTCATCGCGGTGCTGGCAACCGTCCCCCTGCTCGCCTTCACGGCGAGCTGGTGGGCTTCCGAGGGCGGCGGCCCGGATGGGTTGCGAGCCCCGACAGAGGCGGCGAGGGCCTCGGAGCAGCGGGCGGATTCGGCAAACTCGGCGGAGGAGGATTTTCGTATCGCTCGTCAGCAGATGATCGACACCCAGCTTCGCCGGCGCGGCATTGACCATCCCACCGTGCTGGCGGCCATGAGCGAGGTCCCGCGGCACCACTTCGTGCCGCCGACCTATGCGGATGAGTCCTACGGCGATCACCCTCTGCCCATCGGCGAGGGACAGACCATCTCCCAACCGTACGTTGTGGCTTTGATGGTGCAGCTTCTGGAGCCCACCGGACAAGAACGGGTGCTGGAAGTGGGCACTGGCTCGGGATATCACGCTGCGGTGTTGTCGCGCACGGTGTCCGAGGTCTTCAGCATCGAGATCGTCGAGCCCCTCGGCCGCCGGGCGGCTGCGGTCCTGGAGCAGCAGGGCTACGAGAATGTTCACCTGCGCATCGGGGACGGTTACGAAGGTTGGCCGGAGGAAGCGCCCTTCGATGCCATCCTGCTCACCGCCGCTCCGCCGAGAGTTCCGGAACCGCTGTTGGAGCAGCTGGTGGTGGGAGGGCGCATGGTGCTGCCCTTGGGGGATTACGATCAGGAGCTGCTGGTGCTCACCCGCACCGAGGACGGTTTCGAGCGCCGTAGGGTGGCGCCGGTGCGCTTCGTACCCATGACCGGCCGGGTGCAGGAAGGCTCCTCGTGA
- a CDS encoding amidohydrolase family protein, protein MRNVLHQLLLAALIVTASLVASLATLGASGQEASTSEDAADLIFRQGVFYPVEPAEPVEGSLAVKDGRIVYLGSDAGAERLRGPSTEVVELGGRTVTPGLIDAHSHLEGLGLALETVDLGGANSYQEVIDRLAAAARELPSGTWVQGRGWDQNRWPEQQFPHHDALSGALPEHPVWATRVDGHAVLVNALAMETLGITAEVEDPSGGRFLRDAEGQPTGVLIDNAIKAVADQLPEPSAADLERRLQRAAEHCLARGLTTVTDMGIGTPVYQAYRNLRERDELSLRAALFLTDDAGLLRQWFERGPEIDPQARLQVRGIKLYADGALGSRGAALVEPYTDDPGNLGLLTTNGDAVEATARRALDTGFQVGIHTIGDRGALVALDALERAFGGEPQRAARFRLEHAQVMRLADIQRMADLGIIASMQPTHATSDMPWAEARVGARRILGAYAWQRMRAAGVPLALGSDFPVESADPRLGLYAAVTRQDLDGMPSDGWYVDQSLTRPQALAGFTLDAAHSLFLEDEVGSLSVGKRADLVVFERDIMTVPEEEIPQVEITMTVVDGRIVYRREGS, encoded by the coding sequence ATGAGAAACGTCCTACACCAGCTGCTCTTGGCAGCCCTGATCGTCACCGCCTCTCTGGTCGCCTCTTTGGCTACTCTGGGGGCATCGGGGCAGGAAGCATCCACTTCCGAGGACGCCGCCGACCTCATTTTCAGGCAGGGGGTCTTTTATCCCGTGGAGCCCGCCGAGCCGGTAGAGGGCAGCCTGGCGGTGAAGGACGGGCGGATTGTCTACCTCGGTTCCGATGCCGGCGCCGAGAGGCTGCGGGGGCCGTCCACCGAGGTGGTGGAGTTGGGGGGGCGAACGGTGACCCCGGGGCTGATCGACGCTCACTCCCATCTCGAGGGCCTGGGGCTGGCGCTGGAAACCGTCGACCTGGGCGGTGCGAACAGCTATCAGGAAGTGATCGATCGGCTGGCCGCCGCTGCCCGCGAGCTGCCTTCGGGAACCTGGGTGCAGGGCCGCGGCTGGGATCAGAATCGCTGGCCGGAGCAGCAATTTCCCCACCATGATGCGCTGAGCGGCGCGCTGCCGGAGCATCCGGTGTGGGCGACCCGGGTGGACGGCCATGCGGTGTTGGTCAACGCCCTGGCCATGGAGACGCTGGGCATCACCGCCGAGGTCGAGGATCCTAGCGGTGGCCGTTTCCTGCGCGACGCCGAGGGGCAGCCCACCGGCGTCCTCATCGACAACGCCATCAAGGCGGTGGCGGACCAGCTGCCGGAGCCCAGCGCGGCGGATCTGGAGCGGCGTCTCCAGCGGGCCGCCGAGCACTGTCTGGCCCGCGGCCTCACCACCGTCACCGACATGGGGATCGGCACGCCGGTCTACCAGGCCTACCGCAACCTTCGGGAGAGGGACGAGCTGTCGCTGCGGGCGGCTCTTTTCCTCACCGACGACGCCGGTCTGCTGAGGCAGTGGTTCGAGCGCGGGCCGGAGATCGACCCCCAGGCTCGGCTCCAGGTCCGCGGCATCAAGCTCTACGCCGACGGCGCCCTGGGCAGCCGGGGCGCGGCGCTGGTGGAGCCCTACACCGACGATCCGGGAAATCTGGGATTGCTCACCACCAACGGAGACGCTGTCGAGGCCACCGCTCGGCGGGCTTTGGACACCGGCTTCCAGGTGGGCATTCACACCATCGGTGATCGGGGGGCCTTGGTGGCTCTGGACGCTCTGGAGAGGGCTTTCGGCGGCGAGCCCCAGCGCGCAGCTCGCTTCCGCTTGGAGCATGCTCAGGTGATGCGCCTGGCGGATATCCAGCGTATGGCGGATCTGGGGATCATCGCCTCCATGCAGCCGACCCACGCCACCTCCGACATGCCCTGGGCGGAGGCCCGGGTGGGTGCACGGCGGATCCTCGGGGCCTACGCCTGGCAGCGCATGCGGGCGGCGGGGGTGCCGTTGGCGCTGGGCAGCGACTTTCCGGTGGAGTCGGCGGATCCCCGTCTCGGTCTCTATGCCGCGGTGACCCGCCAGGATCTCGACGGCATGCCCTCCGACGGCTGGTATGTGGATCAAAGTCTGACCCGGCCCCAGGCCCTCGCCGGATTCACTCTCGATGCCGCTCATTCCCTCTTTTTGGAGGATGAGGTGGGCTCCTTGAGCGTCGGCAAACGGGCGGATCTGGTGGTCTTCGAGCGCGATATCATGACCGTGCCGGAGGAAGAGATCCCGCAGGTCGAGATCACCATGACGGTGGTGGACGGCCGCATCGTCTATCGGCGGGAGGGTTCTTGA